A single genomic interval of Metabacillus sp. FJAT-52054 harbors:
- a CDS encoding tyrosine-type recombinase/integrase, with protein sequence MQNAEYLESFVDYLKEEEKSNSTIQGYAADVKHFMATLNKSITEIEKADVNAYKLELIMVKKLSLLSINRKMVSLRQFIEFLNDRFQLSLHSKIKQEKIQKQYSLNDEELLSVEDYSQLMAAVEDAGDLRTKAMFEAMYFSGMRVSEMLQLRMDHVQVSAKVINDIRGKGGKYRDIFISTRLLQSLQQYLEVRKPPYSSTTNQLFVGQRGPVTRQTVHNLMKHYAGKAGIPESKAHAHNLRHLFGLRLAAKGVPIQDIAKYMGHTSIEVTKIYTEKPRSYYAETIDQLV encoded by the coding sequence ATGCAGAACGCTGAATACCTGGAGTCTTTCGTTGATTATTTGAAGGAGGAAGAGAAAAGTAATTCCACCATTCAGGGATATGCTGCAGATGTGAAGCACTTCATGGCTACTTTAAACAAAAGCATTACTGAAATAGAGAAAGCAGATGTAAATGCTTATAAACTTGAGCTGATTATGGTCAAAAAACTGAGCTTGCTGTCTATAAACAGAAAAATGGTGAGCCTCCGGCAGTTTATTGAGTTCCTGAACGACCGGTTCCAATTAAGCCTCCATTCTAAAATTAAGCAGGAGAAAATCCAGAAACAGTATTCCTTGAACGATGAAGAATTGTTATCTGTAGAGGATTACAGTCAGTTAATGGCAGCTGTCGAGGACGCTGGAGACCTTAGAACCAAGGCGATGTTTGAAGCCATGTATTTCTCAGGAATGCGGGTAAGTGAAATGCTGCAGCTCAGAATGGATCATGTGCAGGTCAGCGCGAAAGTAATCAATGATATAAGGGGGAAAGGCGGGAAATATCGAGATATATTCATCAGCACCCGGCTCTTGCAATCCCTACAGCAGTATTTAGAAGTGAGAAAACCGCCATACAGTAGCACCACTAATCAATTATTTGTTGGCCAGCGAGGTCCTGTTACTCGGCAAACTGTTCACAATTTGATGAAGCACTATGCAGGAAAAGCGGGTATTCCGGAATCAAAGGCTCATGCGCACAATCTCCGTCACCTGTTTGGACTAAGATTAGCTGCTAAGGGCGTTCCGATTCAAGATATCGCAAAATATATGGGCCATACAAGTATTGAGGTAACAAAGATATATACGGAAAAGCCACGTTCTTACTATGCAGAAACCATTGATCAACTTGTGTAA